The genomic segment GATGACCTCACGAAGATCATTAGAAGACTTAAAGGGCCAACATCTACTCGAGAAGTTATCCCCATTTTGGGGATGGGAGGGATAGGCAAAACGACTCTTGCTAGAAAGGCATATGATGATCCTGAAATTAGACATCGTTTTGACATCCGTGTTTGGGTGACAGTATCTCAAGAATATCAAACTAGAGATATGTTGTTGGATGTTCTTTGTTGTATTTCTCAGCTAACACGTGAGATTGAGAAAGAGAGTGATGACCGGTTGATGGACATGATACgcaaaaagttaatgaataaaagGTATCTTGTAGTCATGGATGATATTTGGAGTAGCGATGCCTGGGATCTTATGACAAGAACTTTTCCAGAAAACAACAACGGGAGTCGAATAATTTTGACTAGTAGGCTTAAAGATATGTCTACACATGCTGACCCTGACAGCATTCCTCATGAGATAAGCCTCTTGAATTTAGACGAAAGTTGGAAGTTACTTCACGATAATCTGTTTGGGTTACAACAAGTATGCCCTCCTGAACTAGAGTATATTGGGAAGCAAGTATCACAAAAATGTGGAGGACTACCTTTAGCTCTTTTAGTGGTTGCGGGGCATCTCTCCAAAATTGCTAGAACAACGGAGAGTTGGAAAGATGTTGCCAAAAGTGTGAATGAAGTTGTTACTAATGAATCAGATATATGTCTAGGAGTGCTTGCTATGAGTTACGGTTACTTACCTAATCGCCTTAGACCGGAAGATAAAGAGGTTGACATTAAGAGATTGATAAACTTATGGGATTCAGAAGGTTTTATATCGGAAGAAGTGGGAAGGAAATGTTTTGAGGAGCTTGTTAGCAGGAATCTGATAATGGTTAGAAAGAGGCGATCAAATGGCGAGGCAAAAACATGTTCTGACCATGATCTGGTTCGCGAGTTGATCTTAAGAGAAGCTAAGAAAGAGAGGTTCTTGCAGGTTTCTAGATATCCTTCAGCAAATAAGGTCCGCGTTCATCTGCTTAATTATTATGGTAATTCTATGAAAGAGAAGTTCATGAAGTTTAGTAGAACAAAGAATGCTACCAATCCTTCAGCAAAGAAGCTTCATGTTCATCGCCACAGTTGCCATTCATATTTTTATGACCTTGATTGTGTGGAGTCACCATACATGCGAACTATGCACTTCTTCCATGGATTCAGTCGAGTTTCTGATTTGCAGAGCTTCAAGCTGCTAAGGGTGTTGGCtatatttcatttttcatttcagAAGTTTCCAATTGAGATAACAAAATTAGTACATCTCAGATACCTGCAATTCAACTGTCATTCTCCGAACTTTATAATCTACAAACCTTCATTTTTTGTCACCGAAGGTACCTTCATGATAAACCTCAAACTATACCTGCGACAATTTGGCGAATG from the Capsicum annuum cultivar UCD-10X-F1 chromosome 9, UCD10Xv1.1, whole genome shotgun sequence genome contains:
- the LOC107843042 gene encoding putative disease resistance protein At1g50180: MAYAAVISLKRTLEQLVQRKPHWIKDETRKMVDFILDSLEYFHYFLECTSKRRHRCGKVEELEREIRTAVDEAEDVIELQIYKMKEPVKRKATKLLCQTLSELVEKIDTVKRNVAMGNDSDTNKVEGNEDLRADDSLPFHPSRYVGKLIPESIIVDLEDDLTKIIRRLKGPTSTREVIPILGMGGIGKTTLARKAYDDPEIRHRFDIRVWVTVSQEYQTRDMLLDVLCCISQLTREIEKESDDRLMDMIRKKLMNKRYLVVMDDIWSSDAWDLMTRTFPENNNGSRIILTSRLKDMSTHADPDSIPHEISLLNLDESWKLLHDNLFGLQQVCPPELEYIGKQVSQKCGGLPLALLVVAGHLSKIARTTESWKDVAKSVNEVVTNESDICLGVLAMSYGYLPNRLRPEDKEVDIKRLINLWDSEGFISEEVGRKCFEELVSRNLIMVRKRRSNGEAKTCSDHDLVRELILREAKKERFLQVSRYPSANKVRVHLLNYYGNSMKEKFMKFSRTKNATNPSAKKLHVHRHSCHSYFYDLDCVESPYMRTMHFFHGFSRVSDLQSFKLLRVLAIFHFSFQKFPIEITKLVHLRYLQFNCHSPNFIIYKPSFFVTEGTFMINLKLYLRQFGE